One region of Deltaproteobacteria bacterium genomic DNA includes:
- a CDS encoding acyl-CoA/acyl-ACP dehydrogenase, whose product MDYPDLDINLTDEQKAMRDMVRRFGAEVMRPIGIELDKLADPADVIAQGSPLWDVFKQFRELGLHKRGMPKAVGGMAEEIDPLSGALLAEEIGYADAGLAISLAVAVHPFKFAAMSDDPELLGWARDFCEDTEDNMIGCWAITEPDHGSDWISAPQPGFNDPKCAPSLKAILKGDEYILNGQKSAWVSDGTIASHATVHVNLDPSQGMHGSGVCIIPLDLPGISKGKPLD is encoded by the coding sequence ATGGATTACCCGGATCTTGACATTAATCTTACCGATGAACAGAAGGCCATGCGGGATATGGTGAGGCGGTTCGGGGCTGAAGTGATGCGTCCCATCGGGATCGAGCTGGATAAGCTCGCAGACCCGGCCGATGTCATTGCTCAAGGCTCCCCTTTATGGGATGTCTTTAAACAGTTCCGCGAGCTGGGCTTACACAAAAGAGGCATGCCCAAGGCGGTCGGCGGCATGGCCGAAGAGATTGACCCGCTGTCCGGGGCCTTGCTGGCCGAGGAGATCGGCTATGCTGACGCCGGGCTGGCCATCAGCCTGGCTGTAGCGGTCCATCCTTTCAAATTTGCGGCCATGTCTGACGATCCTGAACTGCTGGGCTGGGCCCGGGATTTCTGCGAGGATACTGAAGACAATATGATTGGCTGCTGGGCTATCACCGAACCGGACCATGGTTCGGACTGGATTTCCGCGCCTCAGCCTGGCTTTAACGACCCTAAATGCGCACCTTCTCTTAAAGCGATTTTGAAGGGGGATGAATACATTCTTAATGGCCAGAAATCGGCCTGGGTCAGTGACGGCACCATTGCCTCGCATGCCACCGTGCACGTCAATCTCGATCCATCACAGGGCATGCATGGGTCTGGCGTATGCATCATTCCTCTAGACCTGCCCGGAATCTCAAAAGGCAAACCCTTAGATA
- a CDS encoding gamma carbonic anhydrase family protein — MIRSFKGKTPRIAESAFVSEAAYVIGDVEIGENSGVWPGAVIRGDFARIKIGCNTMIEDNCVLHTGTSMEIGDNVIIGHSVVVHGLRIGSNNLIGNNATILDNSQIGDFCIVGAGCLVSPGMNVPDNSLILGVPGKIKGTLSSEQRQRLLDGSQSYLELLKQYKRQGL, encoded by the coding sequence GTGATTAGAAGCTTCAAAGGCAAGACACCCAGGATAGCTGAATCAGCCTTTGTCAGCGAGGCGGCTTATGTGATCGGAGATGTGGAAATCGGCGAAAACTCCGGTGTCTGGCCGGGGGCCGTCATCAGAGGCGACTTCGCCAGGATCAAGATCGGCTGCAACACCATGATCGAGGACAACTGCGTGCTCCATACCGGAACGTCCATGGAGATAGGCGACAACGTAATTATCGGTCATAGCGTCGTGGTGCACGGCTTGCGCATCGGCAGCAACAACCTCATCGGTAATAACGCCACCATCCTGGACAACTCTCAAATCGGGGACTTCTGTATCGTCGGGGCAGGCTGCCTGGTCAGCCCGGGGATGAACGTCCCGGATAACTCGCTGATTCTCGGTGTGCCAGGCAAGATCAAGGGGACGCTTTCTTCGGAGCAAAGGCAGCGCTTGCTGGACGGGTCTCAGTCTTACCTGGAATTACTCAAACAATACAAAAGGCAAGGACTCTAA